In one Pempheris klunzingeri isolate RE-2024b chromosome 8, fPemKlu1.hap1, whole genome shotgun sequence genomic region, the following are encoded:
- the LOC139205748 gene encoding cyclic AMP-responsive element-binding protein 3-like protein 4: MDAESGELFLGSVGAADSWQLDAPFACSDLVFGGSEKPLQDWPVEPDRTQNDSESEDVLHGVDPNEVFPSGPPADSSSESDSGISEDPVVETPVATVTMVTTPLAPAAVYQVVYDIGSLGAVKTEPGQENAISIELDEWSSQVLFSDSCIVNELPVLSAARLDGSLAVDPPSPDGDLLYPDLQLTEEEQKLLTQEGVSLPNNLPLTKAEERILKKVRRKIRNKQSAQDSRRRRKEYIDGLESRAAACSTQNKELQRTVEQLEKHNMSLLAQLQQLQSLIKQTVSKGAQTSTCLLIILVSLGLIIMPSFSPFSRHLSADDDYRPTGVISRNILTDPSSSSQPTADDADAPAVRSDPSSPPSELSQPGPPDGAAFLQEPMENPENNGVTGPAQEGSQSGNSSAPVAGQAEALAPGLNLAAEKGGRDPAKPAHADEM, encoded by the exons ATGGATGCAGAGAGTGGCGAGCTGTTTCTTGGCAGCGTCGGGGCGGCAGACAGCTGGCAGCTCGACGCTCCTTTCGCCTGCTCCGACCTCGTCTTCGGCGGCTCAGAGAAACCCCTGCAGGACTGGCCGGTGGAGCCCGACCGT ACGCAGAATGACAGCGAATCGGAGGACGTCCTTCACGGCGTTGACCCAAATGAGGTGTTTCCCAGCGGGCCACCAGCGGACTCCTCGTCTGAGAGCGACAGCGGCATTTCCGAGGATCCCGTGGTCGAGACTCCCGTCGCCACGGTGACCATGGTGACCACCCCGCTGGCCCCGGCGGCCGTCTACCAGGTGGTTTATGACATCGGCAGCCTGGGCGCCGTTAAGACGGAACCTGGACAAGAGAACGCCATCTCCATCGAGCTCG ATGAGTGGAGCTCTCAGGTGTTGTTTTCAGACTCGTGTATAGTCAACGAGCTGCCCGTGCTCTCCGCGGCTCGCCTCGATGGCAGCTTGGCCGTCGACCCCCCCAGCCCGGACGGTGACCTG CTGTACCCGGACCTCCAGCTGACCGAGGAGGAGCAGAAGCTGTTGACCCAGGAAGGAGTTTCTCTGCCCAACAACCTCCCGCTCACCAAG GCCGAAGAACGAATCCTGAAGAAAGTTCGGAGAAAAATCCGCAACAAGCAGTCGGCTCAGGACAGCCGGCGGAGGAGGAAGGAGTACATCGACGGGCTGGAGAGCAG GGCAGCAGCCTGCTCGACACAGAACAAGGAGCTGCAGAGGACggtggagcagctggagaagcACAACAT GTCTCTGCtggctcagctgcagcagcttcagtctctGATTAAACAGACGGTCAGTAAAGGAGCCCAGACCAGCACCTGCTTACTG ATCATCCTCGTCTCTCTGGGTCTGATCATCATGCCGAGTTTCAGTCCGTTCAGCCGCCACTTGTCTGCAGACGACGACTACAGACCCACCGGAG TTATTTCCAGAAACATCCTGACggacccctcctcctcctcccagccaACAGCAGACGACGCCGACGCTCCGGCCGTCCGGTCTGACCCCTCGTCACCGCCGTCTGAGCTCAGCCAGCCGGGACCTCCGGATGGCGCCGCCTTCCTGCAGGAACCAATGGAGAACCCCGAAAACAACGGCGTCACGGGGCCGGCCCAAGAGGGGAGCCAATCGGGGAACAGCTCAGCTCCTGTTGCTGGGCAGGCCGAGGCGCTGGCGCCGGGTCTGAACCTGGCGGCGGAGAAAGGCGGCCGCGATCCCGCCAAACCTGCACATGCTGATGAGATGTAG